The Brachyspira hyodysenteriae ATCC 27164 genome includes a window with the following:
- a CDS encoding galactose-1-phosphate uridylyltransferase: protein MPHIRKDPVTKQSVIISSERTGRPSDYVNSTERHVANSELSCPFCRGHEMKTPDPVYTVYAEQEEIWQVRIVPNKYPIISETHKNELPKENELFYASSSKGFHDVIIEHPNHYFNFYHAQTEDFFYIFKAVMMRLKDLGKNEDMMYSLYFKNFGPEAGASLYHSHSQIITTPFIPVQMYEEISGALDYYGKNGRCVYCDIIKEEKSLDERVICENKSFIAISPFASRSPYQIYVIPKDHSDSIIHTSSSNILDFSSILKDVFDRLYKLLGEVGFNYVLHTLLPTLENKYKDSSHWFLDIMPKMSKLAGYELGSGVFINSITPEDATLQLKNI, encoded by the coding sequence ATGCCCCATATCCGTAAAGACCCTGTAACAAAACAGTCCGTAATCATTTCATCCGAGAGAACAGGAAGACCTAGCGATTATGTAAATTCAACTGAGAGACATGTTGCTAATTCTGAACTTAGCTGTCCTTTTTGCCGAGGACATGAAATGAAAACTCCGGATCCTGTTTATACTGTTTATGCTGAACAGGAGGAAATTTGGCAGGTTAGAATCGTACCTAACAAATATCCTATAATATCTGAAACCCATAAAAATGAATTGCCTAAAGAGAATGAACTTTTTTATGCCAGCAGTTCTAAGGGTTTTCATGATGTTATTATAGAACATCCCAATCATTACTTTAATTTTTATCATGCACAAACAGAAGATTTTTTCTACATTTTTAAAGCTGTTATGATGAGGCTTAAAGATTTAGGAAAAAATGAGGATATGATGTATAGTCTGTATTTTAAAAATTTTGGGCCGGAAGCAGGGGCAAGTCTTTATCATTCACATTCTCAGATTATAACCACTCCTTTTATACCAGTTCAGATGTATGAGGAGATAAGCGGTGCATTAGACTATTATGGTAAAAATGGAAGATGCGTATACTGCGATATAATAAAAGAAGAGAAATCATTAGATGAAAGAGTGATATGCGAAAATAAAAGCTTTATAGCTATATCTCCATTTGCTTCAAGATCTCCATATCAGATATATGTAATTCCAAAAGATCATTCTGATAGTATTATACATACTTCTAGTTCTAATATTTTAGATTTTTCAAGTATATTAAAAGATGTATTTGACAGATTGTATAAGCTTTTGGGTGAAGTTGGTTTTAATTATGTACTTCATACTCTTTTGCCTACACTTGAAAATAAATACAAAGATTCCAGCCATTGGTTTTTAGATATAATGCCTAAAATGAGTAAATTGGCAGGATATGAGTTAGGAAGCGGAGTATTTATTAATTCTATTACTCCTGAAGATGCTACTTTGCAATTAAAAAATATATAA
- the lptB gene encoding LPS export ABC transporter ATP-binding protein has protein sequence MFSKFLNIFKKKDDTNIIPSNNSNNPITAENFFNYDKSNPYEIRAVNLTKYYGKRKIIGDISYNVKQGEVVGLLGPNGAGKTTSFYITVGFVTATAGNVYLNDLDITKLHMHQRATLGIGYLPQEASIFRKMSVEDNLLSILEYNKALSAKDRMDITDMLLNEFNINHVRKQKGYTLSGGERRRCEIARALTVNPKFILLDEPFAGVDPIAVIDIQNIIASLKEKGLGILITDHNVRETLRITDRAYIMGNGQILVKGTPDEIINNPLARKVYLGESFTM, from the coding sequence ATGTTTAGTAAATTTCTTAATATTTTCAAAAAAAAAGATGATACAAATATCATACCCTCTAATAATAGTAATAATCCTATAACAGCGGAAAATTTCTTTAATTATGATAAATCAAATCCCTATGAAATAAGAGCGGTTAATCTCACAAAATATTACGGAAAAAGAAAAATTATAGGTGATATTTCTTATAATGTAAAACAAGGTGAAGTTGTTGGACTTTTAGGGCCTAATGGGGCAGGAAAGACAACTAGTTTCTATATAACAGTAGGGTTCGTTACAGCTACAGCCGGAAATGTATATCTTAATGATCTTGATATTACAAAACTTCATATGCATCAAAGAGCTACTTTAGGAATAGGTTATTTACCTCAGGAGGCTTCTATTTTTCGTAAGATGTCCGTTGAGGATAATCTTCTTAGTATATTGGAATATAATAAGGCATTATCTGCTAAGGATAGAATGGATATAACAGATATGCTTCTTAATGAATTTAATATTAACCATGTAAGAAAACAAAAAGGTTATACTCTTTCCGGAGGAGAAAGAAGAAGATGCGAGATAGCAAGAGCATTGACTGTTAATCCTAAATTCATATTATTAGATGAGCCTTTTGCCGGAGTTGACCCTATTGCCGTTATAGATATACAGAACATCATAGCTTCTTTAAAAGAAAAAGGACTAGGAATACTGATTACAGACCACAATGTACGCGAAACTTTGAGAATCACAGATAGAGCATATATAATGGGTAATGGACAAATATTGGTAAAGGGAACACCTGATGAAATAATTAACAATCCATTAGCACGTAAAGTTTATTTGGGCGAATCTTTTACTATGTAA
- a CDS encoding ferritin, protein MSIIKEDTIKLLNIQLNKELYSASLYFNMAGWCDKKSLKGCSSFLYGHYKEELEHFEKFRDFINKVGGQAVISDMHAPQSDFNSVEHLFETILKHEEYVTSCINELVGKAMENKDYITSRFLDWFIQEQLEEEELFTDIIEKIKMLGGGNLEGRNLYTFDKAMNTLNTEKHSGGLDINVQ, encoded by the coding sequence ATGTCTATAATAAAAGAGGATACTATTAAATTATTAAATATTCAATTAAATAAAGAATTATATTCTGCTAGTCTTTATTTCAATATGGCTGGCTGGTGCGATAAAAAAAGCTTGAAAGGATGCAGCAGCTTTTTATATGGACACTATAAAGAAGAATTAGAACATTTTGAAAAATTTAGAGATTTCATAAATAAAGTAGGCGGACAGGCTGTTATAAGCGATATGCATGCACCTCAAAGCGATTTCAATTCAGTAGAGCATTTATTTGAAACTATATTAAAACATGAAGAGTATGTAACTTCATGCATAAATGAATTGGTTGGAAAAGCTATGGAGAATAAAGATTATATTACATCTAGGTTCTTAGATTGGTTTATACAAGAACAGCTTGAAGAAGAAGAATTATTCACTGATATTATTGAAAAAATTAAAATGCTAGGCGGCGGTAATTTAGAGGGAAGAAACCTTTATACATTTGATAAAGCTATGAATACTTTAAATACTGAAAAGCATTCAGGCGGACTTGATATAAATGTACAATAA
- a CDS encoding DUF4340 domain-containing protein, whose translation MNNNITKKYITLSSIIVILIIILIAITFMKNRGYSLPELKKINSNISEITIKRGANETISIKYNDNKWTVNDKYNADDNLVTSITNALSTIQPIEIVSRGDDNSISKYKLSNEESLTVSALDNSSKEVRNIKFGMKSTFGNSVYAKINNDNNIYLLGNTSTNPKDIFDKTENDLINKTISQIRNDDIEQITIEYNNNSYTLSKNTNDTNNTWIKNWNNNTVQGNDIYTSVFTLANLNADGLITNDNINKNTSLYKINIQALNGNISYEVLNKLDDNNYEIANNNDNNRYYMTENSFNSFKESIDNIIN comes from the coding sequence ATGAATAATAATATAACTAAAAAATATATAACATTATCATCTATAATTGTAATTTTGATAATAATATTAATCGCAATAACTTTTATGAAAAACAGAGGATATTCATTGCCTGAACTAAAAAAGATAAATTCAAATATATCTGAAATAACTATAAAAAGAGGGGCAAATGAGACTATATCTATAAAATATAATGATAACAAATGGACTGTAAATGATAAATATAATGCTGATGATAATTTAGTAACTTCAATTACAAATGCATTAAGTACTATACAGCCTATAGAAATAGTTTCAAGAGGAGATGATAACAGCATATCAAAATATAAATTATCCAATGAAGAATCATTAACTGTTTCAGCTTTAGATAATTCTTCAAAAGAAGTAAGAAATATAAAATTTGGTATGAAATCAACTTTTGGAAATAGTGTATATGCTAAAATAAATAATGACAATAATATATATCTTCTTGGAAATACTTCTACAAATCCTAAAGATATATTCGATAAAACAGAAAATGATCTAATAAATAAAACCATATCACAAATTCGTAATGATGATATAGAACAAATCACTATAGAATATAATAATAATTCATATACATTATCAAAAAACACAAATGATACCAATAATACTTGGATAAAAAATTGGAATAATAATACAGTACAAGGAAATGATATTTATACAAGCGTATTCACTTTGGCAAATTTAAATGCTGACGGCTTAATAACTAATGATAATATAAATAAAAATACATCATTATATAAAATCAATATACAGGCTTTGAATGGAAATATATCTTATGAAGTATTGAATAAACTTGATGACAATAATTATGAAATAGCAAATAACAATGATAATAACAGATATTATATGACAGAAAATTCATTTAATAGTTTCAAAGAGTCTATTGATAATATCATTAATTAA
- the proB gene encoding glutamate 5-kinase has protein sequence MKNIDLNNVNRIVFKFGTNVLRNDEGYISLARIYSFIEAIAKFHRMGKEVLIVTSGAVGLGAKKINVTDLDEVALKQACAAIGQSQLMSIYEDGFSKFDIVTAQILLTEEDFSNRRRYLNLHSTLSMLLKYKVVPIINENDTVSSDELKQLYDVTQISFSDNDKLSALVASELDADLLIILSDINGLYDDNPKTNPNAKFIHEVFEVTKEIENLGLDASKGGRGGMKTKLQAAKIVTRSGCALFIANGKRPNVLNDIFETKDKTIFYPVEEDNELSTKRRWIAYATTIIGKLIVNAGAKKAVLEKESSLLPIGITKVINNFKKGDIVSIIDENGTEFARGIVNYNSDDVQKIIGHHSDDILKILGYKNYDAVITRDYIVLL, from the coding sequence ATGAAAAATATAGATTTAAATAATGTAAATAGAATAGTATTCAAATTCGGTACGAATGTTTTGAGGAATGATGAAGGATATATATCTTTAGCTAGAATATATTCGTTTATAGAAGCTATAGCAAAGTTTCACAGAATGGGAAAAGAAGTTTTAATAGTTACTTCAGGAGCTGTGGGATTAGGTGCTAAAAAAATTAATGTAACAGATTTAGATGAAGTTGCTTTGAAACAGGCTTGTGCTGCCATAGGGCAATCTCAGCTTATGTCTATATATGAAGACGGATTTTCAAAATTCGATATAGTTACTGCTCAAATACTTTTAACTGAAGAAGATTTCTCCAATAGAAGAAGATATTTAAATTTGCACTCTACTTTGAGTATGCTTTTAAAATATAAAGTTGTGCCTATAATAAATGAAAATGATACAGTATCAAGCGATGAGCTTAAACAATTATACGATGTTACTCAAATAAGTTTTTCAGATAATGATAAACTTTCAGCATTAGTAGCAAGCGAATTAGATGCTGATTTACTTATAATACTTTCAGATATAAATGGGCTTTATGATGATAATCCTAAAACTAACCCTAATGCTAAATTTATACATGAAGTATTTGAAGTTACAAAAGAAATAGAGAATCTAGGTCTTGATGCTTCAAAAGGCGGAAGAGGCGGAATGAAAACAAAGCTTCAGGCTGCAAAAATAGTTACAAGATCAGGATGTGCATTGTTTATAGCTAATGGAAAAAGACCTAATGTTCTCAATGATATTTTTGAGACAAAAGATAAAACAATATTCTATCCTGTTGAAGAAGATAATGAACTTTCAACTAAAAGAAGATGGATTGCTTATGCTACAACTATAATAGGAAAATTAATAGTTAATGCTGGAGCTAAAAAGGCTGTTTTAGAAAAAGAATCAAGTCTTTTACCTATAGGAATAACAAAAGTAATTAATAACTTTAAAAAAGGCGATATAGTAAGTATAATAGATGAAAATGGTACAGAGTTTGCAAGGGGAATAGTTAATTATAATTCTGATGATGTTCAGAAAATAATAGGACATCACTCTGATGATATACTTAAAATATTAGGCTATAAAAATTATGATGCTGTTATTACCAGAGACTATATAGTATTATTATAA
- a CDS encoding peptidase U32 family protein, producing the protein MELLAPAGNKEKLEVAYHYGADAAYIGGALFNLRHQSKNTTIDELAECAQLAKKLNKKMYLTLNAFLHEYDKNNLKAYLKEIQNLNIDAFIISDLGVLGIVKETIPEATIHISTQASVTNSYSCKMYESLGASRIILARELSLDEIKEIRDNTDLELESFVHGAVCMSYSGRCLLSNFLNNRDANGGECSQVCRWNFKTYIEEKTRPGEFMEIEEGENHTTILSSRDLQMAEYLHLLQKAGIDSIKIEGRMKSVYYVANTVRVYRILLDLLDRIGYDSYPEAIKKEPIASYLKELDTISRRESDTGFYFGRDNIKPTLKGYLKGRRLMGMISDDSEEYAKITVYNTIKNGDDLIYIGKDFINHNDNRFKLFIKTEENEFVEVDNIRNIDNAYIKSGVHDFKKYDIITVEEN; encoded by the coding sequence ATGGAACTTTTAGCACCTGCCGGAAATAAAGAAAAATTGGAAGTGGCATATCATTATGGAGCTGACGCTGCATATATAGGCGGAGCATTATTTAATTTAAGACATCAAAGCAAAAATACAACTATAGATGAACTTGCCGAGTGTGCACAATTAGCTAAAAAATTAAATAAAAAAATGTATTTAACTTTAAATGCTTTCCTGCATGAGTATGATAAAAATAATTTAAAAGCATATTTAAAAGAAATACAGAATCTAAATATAGATGCATTCATAATATCTGATTTAGGAGTACTTGGAATAGTTAAAGAAACAATACCTGAAGCAACTATTCATATAAGCACTCAGGCATCCGTTACAAATAGTTATTCATGCAAAATGTACGAAAGTTTGGGGGCAAGCAGAATAATATTAGCTAGAGAACTTTCTTTAGATGAGATAAAAGAAATAAGAGATAATACTGATTTAGAATTGGAAAGTTTTGTGCATGGTGCTGTATGTATGTCATATTCAGGAAGATGCCTTCTTTCTAACTTTTTAAATAACAGAGATGCTAACGGAGGAGAATGCTCTCAAGTTTGCAGATGGAATTTCAAAACATATATAGAAGAAAAAACAAGACCTGGAGAGTTCATGGAAATTGAAGAAGGAGAAAATCACACTACAATATTAAGCAGCAGAGATTTACAAATGGCTGAATATCTTCATTTACTTCAGAAAGCAGGTATCGATTCTATAAAAATAGAAGGCAGAATGAAAAGTGTATACTATGTAGCTAACACTGTGAGAGTTTATAGGATATTATTAGATTTGCTTGATAGAATAGGATATGATTCATACCCTGAAGCAATAAAAAAAGAGCCTATAGCAAGTTATTTGAAAGAGCTTGATACTATAAGCAGAAGAGAAAGCGATACAGGATTCTATTTCGGAAGAGATAATATAAAACCTACATTAAAAGGATATTTAAAAGGCAGAAGACTTATGGGTATGATTTCTGATGACAGCGAGGAATATGCAAAAATTACAGTATACAATACTATAAAAAACGGAGACGATTTAATATATATAGGAAAAGATTTTATAAATCATAATGATAATAGATTCAAACTATTTATAAAAACAGAAGAAAATGAATTTGTAGAAGTTGATAATATTAGAAATATAGATAACGCCTATATAAAATCAGGAGTACATGATTTCAAAAAATATGATATTATCACTGTTGAAGAAAATTAA
- a CDS encoding response regulator, producing the protein MPKKTILVLDDEKSIRTLFEEEFKDEGYDVVSTDSGEEALEMLDKGTPHIDLITLDIKMPKMDGLDFLAKVREKHRELPIIICTAYNNYRHEFSVWNADGYILKSGNLTEIKDKIKRLIG; encoded by the coding sequence ATGCCTAAGAAGACAATTTTAGTTTTAGATGATGAAAAAAGCATTAGAACTCTTTTTGAAGAAGAGTTTAAAGATGAGGGATATGATGTAGTATCCACCGATAGTGGGGAAGAAGCTTTAGAAATGCTTGATAAAGGTACTCCTCATATTGATTTAATAACATTAGACATAAAAATGCCTAAAATGGATGGGTTAGATTTTTTGGCTAAGGTTAGAGAAAAACATAGAGAGCTTCCTATTATAATATGTACAGCATATAATAATTATAGACATGAGTTTTCTGTTTGGAATGCTGATGGTTACATATTAAAATCAGGTAATCTTACAGAGATTAAAGATAAGATAAAAAGACTTATAGGTTGA
- the proC gene encoding pyrroline-5-carboxylate reductase, producing the protein MIIGFIGAGAMGGALIEGFIKSGIEYTNIVASVKTMEKKDYLEKNLGIKVYNDNRKAASEADILFLAVKPYMIPAIAAEISSSIKVGATIVSVAASVSKKDLSRYFSGSRIVRIMPNTPVKTCNGFISVVETENKVVENGVVELLKRVGMVKVIKEEQIHAYNAMAGCSPAFMYILIEAMSDAGVVMGIDRKTSIEMASQVFKGTGAMVLESGKHPAQLKDGVCTPGGLTIKGVEVLEEKGLRSGLIESVIASYNKSIESEKK; encoded by the coding sequence ATGATAATAGGATTTATTGGTGCAGGTGCTATGGGCGGAGCTTTAATAGAAGGCTTTATCAAATCTGGAATAGAGTATACCAATATTGTAGCAAGCGTAAAAACTATGGAAAAGAAAGATTATCTTGAAAAGAATCTTGGAATAAAAGTTTATAATGATAATAGAAAGGCTGCAAGCGAGGCTGATATTTTATTTTTGGCAGTTAAGCCTTATATGATTCCGGCTATTGCTGCTGAGATATCATCTTCTATTAAGGTTGGCGCCACTATCGTAAGTGTTGCAGCTTCTGTATCAAAAAAAGATTTATCAAGATATTTCAGCGGAAGCAGAATAGTGAGGATAATGCCTAATACCCCTGTTAAAACTTGCAATGGTTTTATATCAGTTGTTGAAACAGAAAATAAAGTTGTTGAGAACGGTGTTGTTGAGTTATTGAAACGTGTTGGAATGGTTAAGGTAATTAAAGAAGAACAAATACATGCTTATAATGCTATGGCCGGCTGTTCTCCTGCATTTATGTATATATTAATAGAAGCTATGAGTGATGCAGGAGTTGTTATGGGAATAGATAGAAAAACATCTATAGAAATGGCGTCGCAAGTTTTTAAAGGAACTGGTGCTATGGTATTAGAATCAGGAAAACATCCGGCACAATTAAAAGACGGAGTATGTACTCCTGGAGGACTTACTATAAAAGGAGTTGAGGTTTTAGAGGAAAAAGGACTTAGAAGCGGACTTATAGAAAGCGTTATTGCAAGTTATAATAAATCTATAGAAAGTGAAAAAAAGTAA
- the ruvX gene encoding Holliday junction resolvase RuvX, which translates to MVLGIDFGRKKTGTAFMDMDIKIPFPCRLIEESNARKVKRALMDIIEEKNIDTVVFGLPLSDEGKESDWCAEIRRFSEFLLKSVKVDIVFVDEYGTSKEADFILRGKKKKVKNKANDLIAATLILENYLNVLNMNNKNQ; encoded by the coding sequence ATGGTACTAGGTATTGACTTCGGAAGAAAAAAAACAGGTACTGCTTTTATGGATATGGATATCAAAATTCCTTTTCCATGCAGGCTCATAGAAGAAAGCAATGCAAGAAAAGTAAAACGTGCTTTAATGGATATAATAGAAGAAAAAAATATAGACACTGTTGTTTTTGGGCTTCCTTTATCAGATGAAGGAAAAGAAAGCGATTGGTGTGCTGAAATAAGAAGATTTTCCGAGTTTCTTCTAAAAAGCGTAAAAGTTGATATTGTATTTGTTGATGAATATGGTACTTCTAAAGAGGCTGATTTTATATTGAGAGGAAAAAAGAAAAAAGTTAAAAATAAAGCTAATGATTTAATTGCCGCAACTTTAATATTAGAAAATTATTTAAATGTTCTTAATATGAATAATAAAAACCAATGA
- a CDS encoding iron-sulfur cluster loop gives MDKRLELLLNESDEIFSNMKELHFLDDKDANIFLNKLEEYPHAFVLGCLMDVQISSKKAWIIPYKIYKDLNNFDIYELNKKGLDYYKNFFNKNKLHRFNNDKAEIFYNAIERIIKYYDGDASKIWKDNPSSSSIVYKFLEFRGCGQKVANMAANTLANQFKIKMNDYSSIDISADVHVIRVMYRLGFIEFERYNQLENDKKKLLVIYKARELNPQFPGKIDFVCWKLGRDYCHENNPDCNKCYMNKVCEKNIN, from the coding sequence ATGGATAAAAGATTAGAACTGCTTTTAAATGAGTCTGACGAAATATTTAGTAATATGAAAGAACTACATTTTTTAGATGATAAAGATGCAAATATATTTCTAAATAAGTTGGAAGAATATCCTCATGCATTTGTTTTAGGATGCTTGATGGATGTTCAGATTAGTTCTAAAAAAGCATGGATTATACCGTATAAAATATATAAAGATTTAAATAATTTTGATATATATGAATTAAATAAAAAAGGTTTAGATTATTATAAAAACTTTTTTAATAAAAATAAACTTCATAGATTTAATAATGATAAGGCGGAAATATTTTATAATGCAATTGAGAGAATAATAAAATATTATGATGGAGATGCTTCAAAAATATGGAAAGATAATCCAAGCAGTTCTTCAATAGTTTATAAATTTTTAGAATTTAGAGGATGCGGTCAGAAGGTTGCTAATATGGCAGCTAATACATTGGCAAATCAATTTAAAATAAAAATGAATGACTATAGCAGTATAGATATTTCTGCAGATGTTCATGTTATTAGAGTTATGTACAGACTTGGATTTATAGAATTTGAAAGATATAATCAATTAGAAAATGATAAAAAGAAATTATTAGTTATTTATAAGGCAAGAGAATTGAATCCTCAATTTCCTGGAAAAATAGATTTTGTATGCTGGAAATTAGGCAGAGATTATTGCCATGAAAATAATCCTGATTGTAATAAATGTTATATGAATAAAGTATGTGAAAAAAATATTAATTAA